Part of the Vibrio ishigakensis genome, TATCACCTGTCTTGGCGCTTTCCTAGCCTGGTTTGACCCAAGCGTAGGTATTACCCTTGCTGGTATCTTGCTGGTATTGGTTCTTAGCTGGCCAGTCATCTTTTATAAGCTAGGTAAGCGCAATGGTGAGCGTCTTACTGAGCATCGTGCCGACCTTCGTATTCGTGCATTGGATTGGATTTCAGGTCATAGCGAGCTTCTTATCTTCGGCGCAGAAAAACGCTATCGCGATAAGATCCTGAACGCTCAATATGAGCTGATGAAGAACCAAGCCTTCAATGCGCATATTACAGGCCTTGCCAACAGCCTACTTCTGCTAGCAAACGGCTTTACCTTGCTACTTATCTTCTGGATCTCAGCTGACGGTATCGGCGGTGCTGAGCCGAGTCCAATAATCGCCTTGGTGGTATTTGCCACCCTAGCGAGCGTTGAATTGCTAATGCCAATCGCAGGTGCCTTCCAATACCTTGGTCAAACACTCTCTTCTGCGCGCCGTCTTAACGAGATCATCAGCGCTGAACCTGAGGTTCAGTTCCCTGAAAACAGCGAGCACTTAGAGACCTCTACTGCGCCAGCCATTGAATTTAACAAGGTCAGCTTTGCCTATGACAAAGCTGACGTCCTTAAGGAGCTTTCGCTAACTATCAAGGGTGGTAATAAGGTCGCTATTCTAGGTAAAACAGGTAGTGGTAAATCGACACTACTGCAGCTCCTTAACCGCTTTTGGGATGTTCAAGGTGGCGAGGTTCGCATTGGTGACCGTGCTATATCAAGCTTTGATGAGGCTCAGCTTCGTCAACTTATCTCGGTAGTAAGCCAACGTGTGGATATCCTCAATGGCAGTCTGCGCGACAACCTTCTGATTGCAGATGAAAACGCGCAAGATGATAGTTTAAGAGCCGTGCTTATCGACGTGGGTCTAGCGCACCTTCTAGATAACAAGGGGCTAGAACAGTGGCTTGGTGAGGGTGGTCGTCAGCTATCCGGTGGCGAGCGTCGCCGTATTGGCATCGCGCGTGGTCTACTGCACAACGCCCCTATCCTGCTTCTTGATGAGCCAACCGAAGGCTTGGATAAGAATACCGAAGCGCAAATTATCGAGCTTCTTGAATCTCACTACCAAAACAAGACGGTTCTGTTTGTAACGCACCGCCTAGTGGGACTGGATAAGATGGACCACATAGTTGTCCTCGAACAAGGCGAGATAGTAGAGCAAGGTGATCATCAAACTTTGCTTAAACAGCAGCAGCGCTATTTTGAGCTGCATCAGTCACTAGCATAAACACTAAGGCCAGATATCAATCTGGCCTTTTTATTACCCGCTATACTTCTATCCAAGTTTTCTAAAGGAGTTCCAACCATGAGGGTTCTTTTTCTCAGTATCTTGGTGTTATTAAGCAGTTCGGTATTCGCAGACAGTAGTGATGGCATTATTGCGGTAAAGAGTGCCCATGACGTGAATACTACGGTAGATAATCTCGAAAAAGCACTGGAGTCCAAAGGGATGAAGGTATTTGCGGTCATCGACCATTCTGCAGGAGCAAAAAGCGTTGGAATCGATTTAAAGCCCACGGAGTTAGTCGTGTTTGGTAACCCCAAGGTCGGCTCTCCCTTAATGGTATGTGAGCAATCCGTAGCAATAGATCTGCCACAAAAAGCATTAATCTACGAGGATGAAAGCGGCGAGGTATGGCTTAGCTACAACGACCCTATGTATCTAAAGCAGCGCCATCAAATCGAAGGCTGTGATGAGGTGCTAAACAAGGTATCCAAAGCACTGGCCAACTTTGCCAAAGTTGCAACCCAATAACCCCTGGGGGCAAGCTATTGCGCGCTCCTTTTGTTTTGGGTTAGTACATGATCTCGAACGCCTTACTAGTCTCTATAAACCTAGTAAGGTGTTTTTCAGAAACAAAAAATTATTTCATCGATCTTCGAAACTAATCCCTAGCACGTAAATGGACAGAACCTCCTTAACCGAAAAGTGCATTTCTATCTGGCTGACTATTAGATAGACAACAAAACACGAAACGCCCCGTTTATTCACAGTTTTACGACCTCAAATCTACGATACCCATGTTTTGTCCTAAGCTTTATAAGCCAAACGACATCCATCAGCTTACATGGGTAGAAATGAATAAGTACAGACACCTCATTACCTTCCTCATTATTTGTTTACTAGCCTTACAAAGCGCTCTCGCCTCACCAATTAAACCAAGCACTCAAGAAAAAATGTGGTTAGATGACGGCGGTCAAATCAGTATGAGTGTGTCAAGATCGGGCCTACCACCTTTCACTTATGTGCAAAACAATCAGCCAACCGGATACCTGATTGACTACATCAACTTGATGGGAAAAAAAGCTGGGGTACCAGTCAGTTGGACCATAGTAAATAATCGAGCCGAAGAGCGCGCAAGAATCCAAAGTGGCTTAGACAACATGATCACCTCTTCTATAAAGGAAGAATACAGAGATGATTTTTACTTTGGAGACATAATAGTACCTAGAGTCATCCACGCGTTTACCCGCAAAGACGCCAACATCACGATTAATCGCCTCCAAGATATATTCCCGCTTAGGGTGGCGACTCAGAAAAACTTTA contains:
- the cydC gene encoding heme ABC transporter ATP-binding protein/permease CydC, whose translation is MRDLLPYLKLYKKHWFGLSLGMLLGFLTLFASIGLLTLSGWFLSAAAVAGLTIARETFNYMLPGGGVRGLAMGRTAGRWGERVVSHNATFKLLTDLRVFFFEKLTPLIPGRVANVRDADLLNRLVADVSAMDHVYLRLVSPVILSLMGITCLGAFLAWFDPSVGITLAGILLVLVLSWPVIFYKLGKRNGERLTEHRADLRIRALDWISGHSELLIFGAEKRYRDKILNAQYELMKNQAFNAHITGLANSLLLLANGFTLLLIFWISADGIGGAEPSPIIALVVFATLASVELLMPIAGAFQYLGQTLSSARRLNEIISAEPEVQFPENSEHLETSTAPAIEFNKVSFAYDKADVLKELSLTIKGGNKVAILGKTGSGKSTLLQLLNRFWDVQGGEVRIGDRAISSFDEAQLRQLISVVSQRVDILNGSLRDNLLIADENAQDDSLRAVLIDVGLAHLLDNKGLEQWLGEGGRQLSGGERRRIGIARGLLHNAPILLLDEPTEGLDKNTEAQIIELLESHYQNKTVLFVTHRLVGLDKMDHIVVLEQGEIVEQGDHQTLLKQQQRYFELHQSLA
- a CDS encoding DUF302 domain-containing protein; translation: MRVLFLSILVLLSSSVFADSSDGIIAVKSAHDVNTTVDNLEKALESKGMKVFAVIDHSAGAKSVGIDLKPTELVVFGNPKVGSPLMVCEQSVAIDLPQKALIYEDESGEVWLSYNDPMYLKQRHQIEGCDEVLNKVSKALANFAKVATQ